Proteins from a single region of Undibacterium sp. KW1:
- a CDS encoding S41 family peptidase — protein MGPHFEKRTGLYALALQAGNRFPFKADDELSKSSDKATDKPADKEKTDDKSADKSKDKPADKSTDKAEEAKKPAKPALPAIQYAGLAERLYQVPLAYGNYRDLAIDEKRLYFTELEGSDGKATLKTLAISKTSPQPEIFAGNIRQFDLSADKKHVFYRQQINTGPNEFYVVEAGAKQPGDVSKSKVNMNDWTFFLSPKLEWQQMYADAWRMHRDFLFDDKMRGVDWNKVRTKYAPLVDRITDRAELNDVLGMMASEVSTLHSQSRPGDIRRAAPEGQAASLGAVLSRSNGGYRIDHIYHTEAELPSERTPLSQPDLDIKEGDIITAINGQAVMEARDISDLLINQADKQVLMHVKRGDQAARAVIVTPVNMMKHANLRYSDWEQSRSEQVNKATQGRIGYLHLRAMGAQDINSFARDFYSNIERDGLIIDVRRNRGGNIDSWVIEKLLRKAWAFWASPTSAPYTNMQQTFRGHLVVLVDELTYSDGETFAAGIKALKLGPLVGKRTAGAGVWLSDNNSLSDNGMIRAAENAQFGMDGRWLVEGIGVAPDVEVDNLPHATFNGKDQQLEAAIQLLEKKLKEQPIKAMVPQVIPPLSK, from the coding sequence CGCTTGCTTTGCAGGCGGGGAACCGCTTCCCCTTCAAGGCCGACGATGAGTTGAGTAAATCCAGCGACAAGGCAACTGACAAGCCAGCAGACAAAGAGAAAACTGACGACAAGAGCGCCGACAAGTCAAAAGACAAGCCAGCCGATAAATCAACAGATAAGGCTGAAGAAGCCAAAAAACCTGCCAAGCCTGCGCTGCCCGCCATCCAGTATGCCGGTCTGGCAGAACGCTTGTATCAGGTACCACTGGCGTATGGCAATTACCGTGACCTGGCTATTGATGAAAAACGCCTGTATTTCACCGAACTCGAAGGCAGCGATGGCAAAGCTACCTTGAAAACTCTGGCGATCAGCAAGACCTCTCCCCAGCCAGAAATTTTTGCGGGCAATATCCGTCAGTTTGACTTGTCTGCCGACAAGAAACACGTGTTCTACCGTCAGCAAATCAATACTGGCCCCAACGAATTCTATGTCGTGGAAGCCGGTGCAAAACAACCGGGCGACGTCAGCAAATCCAAAGTCAATATGAATGACTGGACTTTCTTCCTGAGCCCCAAACTTGAATGGCAACAAATGTATGCCGATGCCTGGCGCATGCACAGGGACTTTTTGTTTGACGACAAAATGCGTGGCGTGGACTGGAACAAGGTACGCACCAAGTATGCACCATTGGTAGACCGCATCACCGACAGGGCAGAGTTGAATGATGTATTGGGCATGATGGCCAGCGAAGTCAGCACCCTGCACTCACAAAGCCGCCCTGGCGATATACGACGTGCAGCGCCGGAAGGGCAAGCTGCCTCACTCGGTGCGGTCTTGAGCCGCAGCAATGGTGGATACCGCATCGACCATATCTATCATACTGAAGCAGAATTGCCATCCGAGCGTACCCCTCTGTCACAACCGGATCTGGACATCAAGGAAGGCGATATCATCACCGCTATCAATGGCCAGGCTGTGATGGAAGCGCGCGATATCTCAGACCTGCTGATCAACCAGGCAGACAAGCAGGTATTAATGCATGTCAAGCGTGGTGACCAGGCAGCACGAGCTGTCATCGTCACACCTGTCAATATGATGAAGCATGCGAATCTACGTTACAGCGACTGGGAACAAAGCCGCAGCGAGCAAGTCAACAAGGCTACGCAAGGCCGCATTGGTTATCTGCATCTTCGTGCCATGGGTGCCCAGGATATCAACAGCTTTGCCCGTGATTTTTACAGCAATATAGAACGTGACGGCCTCATCATCGACGTGCGCCGCAACCGTGGCGGCAATATCGACAGTTGGGTCATAGAAAAACTCTTGCGCAAGGCCTGGGCTTTCTGGGCATCACCAACCTCTGCACCCTACACCAATATGCAGCAGACCTTCCGTGGTCATCTGGTGGTACTGGTGGATGAACTGACTTACTCTGATGGCGAAACATTTGCCGCCGGTATCAAGGCCCTGAAGCTGGGGCCACTGGTAGGCAAACGCACCGCAGGTGCAGGCGTCTGGCTGTCGGATAATAATTCACTGTCAGACAATGGCATGATCAGGGCAGCAGAAAACGCACAATTTGGCATGGATGGCCGCTGGCTGGTAGAAGGTATAGGTGTAGCACCCGATGTCGAAGTCGATAACCTGCCACACGCAACCTTCAATGGCAAAGACCAGCAACTCGAAGCAGCAATACAATTACTGGAGAAAAAATTGAAAGAACAGCCAATCAAGGCCATGGTGCCACAAGTCATTCCACCATTAAGCAAATAG